One Rhodopirellula bahusiensis genomic region harbors:
- the trpS gene encoding tryptophan--tRNA ligase, protein MRVLSGIQPTGRPHWGNYFGAIRQYIDLQEDNEGFYFIADLHALTTVREPEVLRENVLNAALDLLALGLDPSKASLFVQSDIPEVTELAWLLMTGTPMGLLERCHAYKEKKAKGMTADAGLFTYPVLMAADILAYDSQIVPVGVDQVQHIEVCRDLAGSFHHAFGETFVLPKAKTLDVGAKVPGTDGQKMSKSYNNTLPLFGEVKKIRKQIMRIVTDSRPMEDPKDPTDDHLFQLYQLFAGPAEVDAMAGKYRAGGFGYGEIKKAVAEVSEEYFAPARAKREELESDLDTVRDILAEGAKRAREVAAGVVDRARRNCGLR, encoded by the coding sequence ATGCGCGTGCTTTCGGGAATCCAGCCAACCGGACGTCCCCACTGGGGAAACTACTTCGGTGCGATTCGCCAATACATTGATTTGCAAGAAGACAATGAGGGCTTCTACTTCATCGCCGACTTGCACGCCCTGACCACCGTTCGTGAACCGGAAGTGCTTCGCGAAAACGTGCTCAACGCCGCGCTGGATTTGTTGGCGCTGGGATTGGACCCGTCGAAAGCCAGTCTTTTTGTGCAGTCTGATATTCCTGAGGTGACCGAGCTGGCTTGGTTGCTGATGACGGGAACGCCGATGGGTCTGCTCGAGCGTTGCCACGCTTACAAAGAGAAGAAAGCGAAGGGAATGACCGCGGACGCTGGGTTGTTCACTTACCCGGTTTTGATGGCAGCCGACATTCTCGCGTACGACTCGCAGATCGTGCCGGTTGGAGTTGATCAGGTCCAGCACATCGAGGTCTGCCGTGACTTGGCCGGTTCATTCCATCATGCTTTCGGTGAAACGTTTGTGCTGCCAAAGGCAAAGACGTTGGACGTTGGCGCAAAGGTCCCCGGGACCGACGGTCAAAAGATGAGCAAGAGTTACAACAACACGTTGCCGTTGTTCGGTGAAGTGAAAAAGATCCGCAAGCAAATCATGCGGATCGTGACGGACAGTCGTCCAATGGAAGATCCCAAGGACCCGACCGACGACCATCTGTTTCAGCTTTATCAGTTGTTTGCTGGACCGGCGGAAGTCGATGCCATGGCGGGAAAGTATCGAGCCGGTGGTTTTGGTTACGGCGAGATCAAAAAGGCCGTCGCGGAAGTCAGCGAAGAGTACTTTGCCCCAGCTCGTGCGAAGCGAGAAGAGTTGGAATCCGACTTGGACACCGTGCGAGATATTTTGGCCGAAGGTGCCAAGCGGGCTCGTGAGGTTGCGGCCGGTGTGGTTGACCGTGCCCGACGCAATTGTGGGTTGCGGTAA
- a CDS encoding DUF1592 domain-containing protein: MAFHPCDEVEQSMVNEHRISKGFRLRAALSFIGGVLLMLPLPPAFSADTPRVSNGLAAFYTFESGHGDTIKDRSGNGQPVDLKIEQSSAVAWKKSALEVRSATKIESIGSADKIVDQAKRSNALTIEAWIKPNNTSQKGPARIVSMSKDSVQRNFTLGQDGNRYQIRLRTTLTSDNGIPETSGGSGNAEPKLTHVVFTRDGGGNVRVYENGKQTVSKKVAGKLSNWEDGFLLILANERSSERPWLGEFYLVAIYSRALDHAEVSQNFDAGPKAGVDPREAERLAMAKAEQTFATKIAPLFARHCLECHDSASKKGELDLSRKVAALAGGESGSVIVPGNAEESLLWEQIASGDMPPQGPGLSTSDQMVMKGWIDGGAVWSIDMIDPAVYASKPGASDHWIQRLTVLEYIETVRSAVGVNISAEATQMLPPDLRADGFSNTAYNLNVDLKHVEAYSQLAELIVQQMDILKFAKRFSKSRSLNTDATARDFVAKVGEWLFRGPLDEREVSNYSGVLTAVASAGGSFEQGVGLMVEAMLQSPRFIYRIEKHPHGGGSHRVSDFELASRMSYILWGGPPDAELLKAAREGQLTDEERCRAEVERMLNDRRAVERSKQFASDWLNLDRLTNMQPNQKRYPGWKPELGRDMRDETLAYFEEVVWKQGRPLNELFDAQFTFATPQLAKHYGLEPKGDGLRRYDLSNEAARGGLLTQGSVLTIGGDDASMVTRGLFVMRDLLRGVIGAPPPGVDTTPVPPKPGMTHRDVAEDRIRNESCGGCHIKFDPLAFGLEQFDGLGGFHRKDEFGNALRSDGQLVIPGEAKVQKYKTPAELMKLLSGSDRVRETLTWKVTQFALGRPLGARDATEVQRIHQTATNAGGRYADLITAIVMSDLVQETRSEEAP, encoded by the coding sequence TTGGCCTTCCATCCATGTGACGAAGTGGAGCAATCAATGGTGAATGAGCATCGAATCTCGAAGGGTTTCAGGCTTCGAGCCGCCCTGTCGTTTATCGGTGGTGTGCTGCTAATGTTGCCATTGCCACCAGCGTTCTCGGCTGATACGCCTCGTGTCAGCAATGGTCTTGCGGCGTTCTACACCTTTGAATCTGGTCATGGCGACACGATCAAGGATCGCAGCGGGAACGGACAGCCAGTGGATTTAAAGATCGAGCAATCTTCTGCGGTCGCATGGAAGAAGAGTGCACTCGAGGTGCGATCAGCAACCAAGATTGAGTCCATCGGTTCGGCGGACAAGATCGTGGATCAGGCGAAGCGATCCAACGCATTGACGATCGAAGCGTGGATCAAACCTAATAACACTTCTCAAAAAGGGCCGGCTCGCATTGTTTCGATGTCGAAAGACTCAGTCCAGCGAAACTTCACGCTTGGTCAAGATGGGAACCGATATCAAATTCGTTTGAGGACGACTTTGACCAGCGACAATGGGATTCCCGAGACGTCCGGTGGCAGTGGCAATGCCGAGCCAAAGCTCACGCACGTTGTCTTCACTCGAGACGGCGGCGGAAACGTTCGAGTTTACGAAAATGGCAAACAAACGGTTTCCAAGAAGGTGGCCGGGAAACTGTCGAACTGGGAGGACGGCTTTCTGCTGATTCTGGCGAACGAACGATCGTCAGAACGCCCGTGGCTGGGAGAGTTCTATCTTGTCGCGATCTATTCGCGCGCCCTCGATCACGCAGAGGTTTCGCAGAACTTTGACGCTGGTCCAAAAGCCGGTGTCGATCCGCGTGAGGCCGAGCGACTTGCGATGGCAAAGGCGGAACAAACCTTCGCGACAAAGATTGCTCCGTTGTTTGCTCGCCATTGCTTGGAGTGTCACGATTCGGCATCGAAAAAAGGCGAGCTCGATCTGTCACGTAAAGTTGCCGCATTGGCGGGCGGTGAAAGCGGAAGTGTGATCGTTCCTGGGAACGCGGAGGAGAGCTTGTTGTGGGAGCAGATCGCTTCGGGCGACATGCCTCCGCAGGGACCAGGATTGTCGACTTCCGATCAGATGGTGATGAAAGGATGGATTGATGGCGGGGCGGTTTGGTCGATCGACATGATCGATCCCGCCGTTTACGCCTCCAAGCCGGGGGCGAGCGATCATTGGATCCAGCGACTCACCGTCCTGGAGTACATCGAAACCGTGCGCAGTGCGGTTGGCGTGAATATCTCAGCGGAAGCGACGCAAATGTTGCCACCGGATCTGCGTGCCGATGGGTTCAGCAACACGGCTTACAACCTGAACGTGGATCTGAAGCACGTCGAAGCGTATTCGCAATTGGCGGAATTGATCGTTCAGCAGATGGATATTCTGAAATTCGCAAAACGCTTTTCTAAGTCGCGGAGTCTGAACACGGATGCGACCGCGCGAGACTTTGTCGCGAAAGTGGGCGAGTGGCTGTTTCGTGGTCCGTTGGATGAACGGGAGGTGTCCAACTACAGCGGCGTCCTGACCGCCGTGGCCAGTGCTGGCGGCAGTTTTGAGCAAGGCGTTGGTCTGATGGTCGAAGCAATGTTGCAATCGCCTCGGTTCATCTATCGCATTGAGAAACATCCGCACGGAGGCGGCAGCCATCGCGTGAGTGATTTCGAATTGGCGTCGCGAATGAGCTATATCCTGTGGGGTGGGCCACCAGATGCGGAGCTGTTGAAAGCAGCTCGAGAAGGTCAGTTGACTGACGAAGAGCGATGTCGTGCTGAAGTCGAGCGGATGTTGAACGATCGTCGAGCGGTCGAGCGGTCCAAGCAATTCGCAAGTGATTGGTTGAACCTCGACCGGCTGACCAACATGCAGCCGAACCAGAAGCGGTATCCCGGCTGGAAGCCTGAGCTGGGACGGGACATGCGGGATGAAACCCTGGCGTACTTTGAAGAAGTTGTTTGGAAGCAGGGGCGGCCGCTGAACGAATTGTTCGACGCCCAGTTCACGTTCGCCACACCTCAGTTGGCCAAGCATTACGGCTTGGAACCAAAGGGCGATGGCCTTCGTCGCTACGATCTATCGAACGAAGCGGCCCGCGGAGGATTGCTGACACAAGGCAGTGTGCTGACGATCGGAGGCGATGACGCTTCCATGGTCACTCGCGGGTTGTTTGTGATGAGAGATTTGCTCCGAGGCGTGATCGGTGCGCCTCCTCCCGGAGTCGATACAACCCCGGTTCCGCCCAAGCCTGGAATGACTCACCGCGATGTCGCAGAAGATCGGATCCGCAACGAATCGTGTGGAGGATGTCACATCAAGTTTGATCCGCTGGCATTTGGCTTGGAGCAGTTCGATGGGCTGGGAGGATTTCATCGCAAGGATGAATTCGGCAATGCTCTCCGCTCGGACGGACAACTTGTCATTCCCGGCGAGGCGAAAGTACAGAAATACAAGACTCCCGCCGAGTTGATGAAGCTGTTGTCCGGAAGCGACCGCGTTCGTGAAACATTGACCTGGAAGGTGACACAGTTCGCTCTTGGTCGTCCATTGGGTGCCCGTGATGCGACCGAGGTCCAGCGGATTCATCAGACCGCCACGAACGCAGGTGGACGCTACGCCGATTTGATCACCGCGATCGTAATGAGCGATTTGGTTCAAGAGACACGATCGGAAGAAGCCCCGTAG
- the acpS gene encoding holo-ACP synthase, which translates to MAIVAVGTEIVQCARIAQMIQQHGEQFLERVFTAAEIDHCAQRPDATGHFSRRWAAKQAVFKALRCHRRGISWTDIEIATHPSDGPSIELHGMAAELAEEAEIDAIHLSLGGCRTQAIAYVVLCD; encoded by the coding sequence ATGGCAATCGTGGCAGTCGGGACGGAAATTGTTCAGTGTGCTCGGATCGCTCAAATGATCCAGCAGCACGGGGAGCAGTTTCTAGAGCGAGTCTTCACGGCAGCCGAGATTGATCATTGTGCTCAGCGACCCGACGCGACGGGGCATTTCTCCCGTCGATGGGCGGCCAAACAAGCTGTCTTCAAGGCTCTGCGTTGTCACCGGCGTGGCATCAGTTGGACTGACATTGAAATCGCGACGCATCCCAGCGATGGGCCCTCGATTGAACTGCATGGCATGGCAGCCGAGCTGGCTGAAGAAGCCGAGATTGATGCGATCCACTTGAGTCTCGGTGGGTGCAGAACGCAAGCCATCGCATACGTCGTGCTCTGCGACTGA
- a CDS encoding class I SAM-dependent rRNA methyltransferase produces MVTFNLMQSSSARWQIRTRPNRHYPFLSRHPWVMANALAHATLREVIPEDGSDASEPQSAKSQTANESDDETADSDPTERQLPACGEIIDLLDYDGNWIARGLINPASRLRIRLYAFSAEEQIDETMWADRIEQAVARRRLTGPANPQGGERLIFSESDRMSGLIVDRYADCLSIQITGGALIPRVEMLIREVSAAAARHQTPCQRILVRMDDATVKHEGVSEETLAQLRSFTTLDSEADSTVWYQHNGLEMAIDLQDGQKTGGYLDQQLNHAAAASYMADRRVLDICTYTGGFALAAARAGAKEVVAVDSSERALEIAKRNAERNQLTNVRFDQGDCFDDLKERRERGEQFDAIVLDPPRFAGSRNQTNAALRAYTRLNASAVDLLPPGGILVTCSCSGRVSRADFLNMLVDVGRKRGRDLIVLESRGPSPDHVFAVSCPESDYLKCIVVQVI; encoded by the coding sequence TTGGTCACTTTCAACCTGATGCAATCATCTTCCGCTCGCTGGCAAATTCGCACCCGCCCCAATCGCCACTACCCATTTCTTTCGCGACACCCCTGGGTCATGGCCAATGCGTTGGCACACGCGACGCTTCGCGAAGTGATTCCGGAAGACGGTTCTGACGCTAGCGAACCGCAATCAGCCAAGTCGCAAACCGCCAACGAATCCGACGACGAGACAGCCGATTCGGATCCGACGGAACGTCAACTTCCGGCCTGTGGCGAAATCATCGATTTGCTCGATTACGACGGAAACTGGATCGCCCGCGGGTTGATCAACCCGGCCAGCCGCCTTCGCATCCGGCTCTACGCTTTCTCGGCCGAAGAACAAATCGACGAAACGATGTGGGCGGACCGAATCGAGCAGGCCGTCGCGCGTCGACGATTGACCGGACCGGCCAACCCGCAAGGCGGCGAACGTCTGATCTTCAGCGAATCCGATCGGATGAGCGGGCTGATTGTCGATCGCTACGCTGATTGCCTGAGCATTCAAATCACCGGCGGTGCGTTGATTCCCCGAGTGGAGATGCTGATTCGCGAAGTCAGCGCCGCGGCGGCTCGTCATCAAACGCCTTGTCAGCGGATCTTGGTTCGCATGGATGACGCAACCGTTAAACATGAAGGCGTCTCGGAAGAAACACTGGCCCAGTTGCGATCTTTCACGACTTTGGACAGCGAAGCGGATTCGACCGTTTGGTACCAACACAACGGTTTGGAAATGGCGATCGATTTGCAAGACGGGCAGAAGACCGGCGGCTACCTCGATCAACAACTCAACCATGCCGCCGCAGCGAGCTACATGGCCGACCGCCGAGTACTCGACATCTGCACCTACACGGGTGGGTTCGCACTCGCAGCCGCACGTGCTGGTGCGAAAGAAGTTGTGGCGGTCGATAGCAGCGAGCGGGCGCTTGAGATTGCAAAGCGAAACGCCGAACGCAATCAACTCACCAATGTCCGATTCGATCAAGGCGACTGCTTTGATGACCTGAAAGAACGGCGTGAACGCGGCGAACAGTTCGATGCGATCGTGCTCGACCCGCCACGATTCGCGGGTTCACGCAATCAAACCAACGCCGCGCTGCGAGCCTACACGCGGCTGAACGCTTCCGCGGTCGATTTGCTGCCACCCGGCGGCATTTTGGTCACCTGCAGCTGCTCCGGCCGAGTTTCTCGTGCGGACTTTTTGAACATGCTGGTCGACGTTGGCAGGAAGCGAGGACGCGACCTCATCGTTCTCGAAAGTCGTGGTCCGTCACCCGATCACGTGTTCGCTGTTTCGTGCCCTGAGAGCGACTACTTGAAGTGCATCGTTGTCCAGGTGATCTGA
- a CDS encoding fasciclin domain-containing protein — protein sequence MKKIILAALALFVTPAAVQADHHNETAKKNIVETAIAAKFNTLVAAVKAGGLVETLSGEGPFTVFAPTDEAFEKLPAGTLKSLLKPENKDQLVAILKYHVVAGKVPAKTVVTLESAKTLGGEVSIKVNDGTVMLNDKVKVVKTDVMTSNGIIHVIDSVLLPPSK from the coding sequence ATGAAGAAGATCATTTTGGCTGCATTGGCACTGTTCGTTACGCCCGCCGCTGTTCAAGCAGATCACCACAACGAAACGGCGAAAAAGAACATTGTCGAGACCGCAATTGCGGCAAAGTTCAACACCTTGGTGGCTGCTGTGAAGGCTGGCGGATTGGTCGAAACATTGAGCGGTGAAGGTCCGTTCACTGTCTTCGCTCCCACTGATGAGGCGTTCGAAAAATTGCCAGCTGGCACCTTGAAGAGCCTGCTGAAACCAGAGAACAAGGATCAGTTGGTCGCGATTTTGAAGTATCACGTTGTCGCTGGAAAGGTTCCCGCCAAGACCGTTGTCACGCTGGAGTCAGCGAAGACTTTGGGCGGCGAAGTCAGCATCAAAGTGAACGACGGAACCGTGATGCTGAACGACAAGGTCAAGGTGGTGAAGACCGATGTGATGACCAGCAACGGCATCATCCACGTCATCGACTCCGTGCTCTTGCCACCAAGCAAGTAA
- a CDS encoding DUF1552 domain-containing protein, whose translation MANKLVHRRTLLRSVGAATVGLPLLEEMLTSTAVAATSTPDVPVRAFNVFFGLGIPAPLQKEGFKGVLEPLQPLSKKLLIMRNVDQVRCDEKGINAHYDGATAAFTAEPPDGEAKSGGPSIDQVIRRTHYPDGLPKGMVPTLVGGTFFRRSRVGRYVHSYNMDGTVAATIQEKPRELFDRVFGGVELAGGDRSERLKRSVLDTVVEDYRHYTGANSPLGSSSRARVADHLDRIREFEQRAFAMKHRSENGPQVPPRSVIPHGGPADPGGQGIDITLDQLSTEWRLLSDVYALAVQMDRVRFGALTFLAAGERIRLTGDYTYRGKKLWEFDDAGQQKASGDKGCSHEWWHKFNEKKENEALRAHAHMKMQEVAYFLNALDSEDCREPNGRTILENSLITISTESGDGRHNDVKRELSGVFHCITGANGRFKTGQIMDVGAEGIDVYNTMLDAFGTKDRLGPMKRDAQQVDRIRA comes from the coding sequence ATGGCCAACAAGCTCGTTCATCGCCGCACGTTGCTTCGAAGCGTTGGGGCTGCCACGGTTGGGTTGCCGTTGCTCGAAGAGATGCTCACTTCAACCGCGGTGGCTGCTACTTCGACGCCGGACGTTCCGGTTCGAGCGTTCAATGTGTTTTTCGGTCTTGGGATTCCAGCACCACTGCAAAAGGAAGGGTTCAAGGGAGTTCTCGAGCCGCTGCAACCGCTGAGCAAGAAATTGCTGATCATGCGCAACGTCGATCAGGTTCGTTGCGATGAGAAGGGCATCAATGCTCACTACGACGGTGCCACTGCCGCCTTCACCGCCGAACCGCCAGACGGCGAAGCGAAGTCTGGTGGACCGTCGATCGATCAGGTGATTCGCCGCACCCACTATCCCGATGGGTTGCCGAAGGGCATGGTGCCGACGCTTGTCGGAGGAACCTTCTTTCGCAGATCCCGCGTCGGACGCTACGTCCACAGTTACAACATGGATGGAACGGTCGCAGCGACGATTCAGGAAAAGCCCCGTGAGCTGTTTGACCGTGTGTTCGGAGGAGTTGAGTTGGCCGGTGGCGATCGAAGCGAAAGACTGAAACGGAGCGTCCTGGACACGGTCGTTGAAGATTATCGGCACTACACCGGTGCGAACTCGCCGTTGGGATCTTCGTCGCGTGCGCGCGTGGCTGACCACTTGGACCGCATTCGCGAATTTGAACAGCGTGCTTTCGCGATGAAGCATCGCTCGGAGAATGGTCCGCAGGTTCCACCTCGTTCGGTCATCCCTCATGGCGGCCCGGCCGATCCAGGTGGGCAAGGCATCGACATCACCCTTGATCAATTGTCGACAGAATGGCGTTTGCTTTCCGACGTCTATGCCTTGGCAGTGCAAATGGATCGTGTTCGCTTCGGGGCCCTGACATTCCTCGCCGCTGGTGAACGCATTCGGCTCACAGGCGACTACACGTATCGGGGCAAGAAGCTCTGGGAGTTTGACGACGCGGGGCAGCAGAAGGCGAGCGGCGACAAAGGTTGCAGCCACGAGTGGTGGCACAAGTTCAATGAGAAAAAGGAGAATGAGGCCCTTCGTGCTCACGCCCATATGAAGATGCAAGAGGTCGCCTACTTCCTCAACGCACTGGACAGTGAGGATTGCAGAGAACCTAACGGACGCACGATTTTGGAGAACTCGCTGATCACCATTTCAACTGAATCGGGCGATGGCCGTCACAACGATGTGAAGCGAGAGCTTTCAGGTGTCTTCCACTGCATCACCGGAGCCAATGGTCGGTTCAAGACCGGCCAGATCATGGACGTCGGGGCGGAAGGCATTGACGTTTACAACACAATGCTTGATGCATTTGGCACCAAAGACCGGCTTGGTCCGATGAAGCGAGATGCCCAGCAAGTCGATCGAATACGTGCTTAG
- a CDS encoding GNAT family N-acetyltransferase yields MPSDSLANGPGEVTQGDCDSASCCESALKKPDRPEAKETFATSPAIPQDVQKIDVCEFAELAPSDLIRWEQIRAMRKDFEPPFFAARFAAAVNSVRGDVLTAVIRSSNNEPLGYLPFHRVGGVGVPAGRFLNDAQNVIAIPGLQVDWAELARAARVRAFNLHAIVGSEADWIERYQLKSVNAFRADLGDDSGDYLKRLEKEHRTIGKQGQKTRKLGREIGPVRLELDCRCPEILKQTIAWKRAQYQRTHILDLFLPDWTRDLITLLHENSLGQPGLQPDSTVASDNFSNDSLRGICSVLWAGDTPVATHIGMIEHGRLHYWFPTYDLAFARYSPGTALFTEILRAATPHGIHCVDMGYGEQPYKKKQTGTTTQVVHGTITHSRWHRMAFAAEATLVQALRRVPMKETVKRAIRTINPSAGIKKLK; encoded by the coding sequence ATGCCCAGTGATTCACTGGCAAACGGTCCGGGTGAAGTCACTCAAGGAGATTGCGATTCGGCCAGCTGTTGCGAATCAGCACTGAAAAAACCGGATCGACCTGAGGCGAAAGAAACATTCGCCACATCGCCGGCAATCCCGCAAGACGTGCAAAAGATTGACGTCTGCGAATTCGCCGAACTGGCACCCAGCGATCTAATCCGCTGGGAGCAGATCCGAGCGATGAGAAAAGATTTCGAGCCGCCTTTCTTTGCGGCTCGATTTGCGGCGGCGGTCAACTCCGTTCGCGGCGATGTCCTGACGGCGGTCATTCGTTCCAGCAACAACGAACCTTTGGGATACCTTCCCTTCCACCGCGTCGGTGGCGTTGGCGTTCCGGCAGGACGATTTCTCAACGACGCACAAAACGTGATCGCGATTCCCGGTCTTCAAGTCGACTGGGCCGAACTCGCGCGAGCGGCCAGGGTCCGCGCGTTCAACCTACATGCGATCGTTGGAAGCGAAGCAGACTGGATCGAACGCTATCAGCTCAAATCTGTCAACGCGTTTCGCGCTGACCTCGGCGACGACTCCGGCGACTACCTCAAGCGACTCGAGAAGGAACATCGAACGATCGGAAAGCAGGGCCAAAAGACTCGCAAGCTCGGTCGAGAGATCGGCCCGGTCCGACTGGAACTGGATTGCCGCTGCCCGGAAATCCTGAAGCAAACCATCGCTTGGAAGCGGGCTCAATATCAACGCACCCACATATTGGATCTGTTCCTTCCCGATTGGACTCGAGATCTGATCACGCTGCTTCACGAAAACTCACTTGGACAACCTGGACTGCAACCAGATTCGACTGTCGCAAGCGACAATTTCTCAAACGATTCGCTGCGTGGAATCTGCTCGGTTCTCTGGGCTGGCGACACCCCGGTTGCCACTCACATTGGAATGATCGAACACGGTCGCCTGCACTATTGGTTCCCGACGTACGATCTGGCATTCGCTCGGTATTCACCGGGCACTGCCTTGTTCACGGAGATCCTACGGGCGGCGACGCCACATGGGATTCACTGTGTGGACATGGGCTATGGCGAGCAGCCGTACAAGAAAAAGCAAACTGGCACGACCACCCAAGTCGTCCACGGAACCATCACCCATTCTCGATGGCACCGCATGGCATTTGCGGCAGAAGCGACTCTGGTCCAAGCTCTCAGACGAGTCCCGATGAAAGAAACGGTTAAGCGAGCGATCCGGACGATCAACCCTTCCGCCGGTATCAAGAAACTAAAATAG
- a CDS encoding FHA domain-containing protein → MSSVTIKVLHGADRGKVFEGIEPPLTIGREEGNDIQLNDERVSRCHLKIQRDNERLVLTDLDSTNGTKVNGSECQLKILRHGDLVAVGRSLLLLGSEEQIAARLQAIGGGSKGAIQRDVKSSDESMAVDLRQDPKSPVPVDALHVEDLPAIPDDLTPGQKAQLCEILDYLQSRLERLIESATTQEDSEQVVLQQAAWQRLLDVQSRLATLNRKITDPQWP, encoded by the coding sequence GTGTCCAGCGTAACGATCAAAGTCCTGCACGGCGCCGACCGTGGAAAGGTCTTCGAGGGGATCGAGCCTCCCCTGACCATTGGGCGAGAGGAAGGAAACGACATTCAGCTCAATGATGAGCGAGTCAGTCGTTGCCATCTCAAGATTCAACGGGACAACGAACGGTTGGTGTTGACCGATTTGGATAGTACCAACGGTACCAAGGTCAACGGATCCGAATGCCAACTGAAGATCCTCCGGCATGGCGACTTGGTTGCGGTCGGACGCAGCCTGTTACTGCTGGGATCGGAGGAGCAAATCGCGGCTCGATTGCAGGCCATCGGCGGCGGCAGCAAGGGTGCGATTCAGCGAGACGTGAAATCATCCGACGAATCGATGGCGGTTGATCTTCGCCAGGACCCAAAGTCACCCGTTCCCGTCGATGCGTTGCATGTGGAAGATCTGCCGGCGATTCCGGACGATTTGACTCCCGGCCAAAAAGCACAACTGTGCGAAATTCTGGATTACCTACAATCACGACTGGAAAGATTGATCGAATCGGCGACCACGCAAGAGGATTCGGAACAGGTCGTGCTACAGCAAGCAGCTTGGCAGCGTCTGCTCGATGTCCAATCACGACTGGCGACACTCAATCGAAAAATCACCGATCCGCAGTGGCCCTGA
- the ykgO gene encoding type B 50S ribosomal protein L36, whose translation MKVVSSIGALKYRHPDCQVVKRRGRIYVICKSNPKFKVRQGGAKSKKARR comes from the coding sequence ATGAAGGTCGTTAGTAGCATTGGAGCGTTGAAGTACCGCCACCCGGACTGCCAGGTGGTCAAGCGACGCGGCCGTATTTACGTGATTTGCAAGAGCAATCCAAAGTTCAAGGTCCGTCAGGGCGGTGCGAAGAGCAAGAAAGCCCGACGCTAA
- a CDS encoding trans-sulfuration enzyme family protein: MKPIAIDPVEMTDHASRAAGPSSTSLPTSGLSTQCVHGNINPDAPSRQHAEGAITAPIYSASTFTFESTDKLLDFVEGREQREEYGRYGNPNERLVEQKLAALDNAEDAVVYSSGMAAIVGLLMSRLSSGDEIIFFDQCYHRSREFCGKHLAKFGVVTRQVPTGDFAAMEAAITPRTKMLVSESPTNPHLTCVDLEQFVALGKAHEIETLIDATLATPMNVRPLDHGVDYVWHSATKYLGGHNDLLAGVISGRKELLDPVRALRGCLGSVTSPHSMYLLERGLKTFSLRMQRHNENGQAVAEFLHRHPKIERVYYPGLPSHPSHAIAKEQMLGFGGLITFTVKDADWKTTSRVVDAAKIARIAPSLGGTESLIEQPLVMSYFKYTPEERASFGIADNMIRYSCGIEDSADLIADLDQALAAI; the protein is encoded by the coding sequence ATGAAACCGATCGCAATCGATCCGGTCGAAATGACCGATCATGCGTCCCGCGCGGCGGGACCTTCTTCCACGAGCTTGCCGACCTCAGGTCTGTCGACTCAGTGCGTCCATGGGAACATCAACCCGGACGCCCCCTCTCGTCAGCACGCCGAAGGCGCCATCACGGCCCCCATTTATTCGGCCTCGACGTTCACCTTTGAATCCACCGACAAACTGCTGGATTTCGTCGAAGGCCGCGAACAGCGTGAAGAGTATGGGCGTTACGGCAATCCCAACGAACGACTGGTCGAGCAGAAGCTGGCGGCGCTCGACAACGCGGAAGACGCGGTGGTCTACTCCAGCGGCATGGCGGCAATCGTCGGGCTGCTGATGAGCCGTCTGTCTTCCGGCGACGAAATTATCTTCTTCGACCAGTGCTATCATCGAAGTCGCGAATTCTGCGGCAAACACCTCGCCAAATTTGGTGTTGTCACCCGCCAAGTCCCCACCGGTGACTTCGCTGCGATGGAAGCCGCGATCACGCCACGAACCAAAATGCTGGTCAGTGAATCGCCCACCAACCCACACCTGACCTGCGTCGACCTCGAACAGTTTGTCGCTCTCGGCAAAGCTCACGAAATCGAAACGCTGATCGACGCGACGCTGGCGACTCCGATGAACGTTCGGCCGCTCGATCATGGCGTGGACTACGTTTGGCACTCCGCGACGAAATACTTGGGCGGACACAACGACTTGCTCGCAGGAGTCATTTCCGGCCGCAAAGAGTTACTCGATCCGGTCCGTGCTCTTCGCGGTTGCTTGGGCAGTGTCACGTCGCCACACAGCATGTACTTGCTCGAACGCGGTTTAAAAACGTTCTCGTTGCGGATGCAACGTCACAACGAAAACGGCCAAGCGGTCGCAGAGTTTCTTCATCGGCATCCCAAAATCGAGCGGGTGTATTACCCCGGTCTTCCAAGCCATCCATCGCACGCGATCGCGAAAGAACAGATGCTTGGCTTCGGCGGTTTGATCACATTCACGGTCAAGGACGCAGATTGGAAAACCACGTCACGGGTGGTCGATGCCGCGAAAATTGCTCGCATCGCTCCCAGCCTCGGCGGCACCGAATCGTTGATCGAACAGCCGCTGGTGATGAGCTATTTCAAGTACACACCCGAGGAACGAGCCAGTTTCGGAATTGCCGACAACATGATTCGTTATTCGTGTGGGATCGAAGATTCAGCGGACTTGATCGCAGATTTGGACCAAGCTTTGGCGGCGATCTGA